From the Actinopolymorpha singaporensis genome, the window GCCAGCGCCACGTCCTCCTCCAACTGCGGCGCGTTGGTGATCCAGCCACCCAGTCGCTGGGCCATGATCAGCGCGTCGTCGCCCAGCCGGGTGGCGTACACGGCGACCGGTGGACCCACCACCGCGCCGGCGAGACCCGGAGCGCCGGGCACCTTTCCCCGTACCGTCACAGGTGCGGCGCCCCTTCCGGTACCTCGTAGAACGTCGGATGGCGGTAGGCCTTGTCCGCCGCCGGGTCGAAGAACGCGTCCTTCTCGTCCGGGCTGCTCGCACTGATCGCGGCCGCCGGGACGACCCAGATCGACACGCCTTCCTGCCGGCGGGTGTACAGGTCCCGGGCGTTGCGCAGGGCCATCACCGCATCGGGCGCGTGCAGGCTGCCGGCATGTACGTGGGACAGTCCGCGCCGTGCCCGGACGAACACCTCCCACAGCGGCCAGTCCGCGCGGCCGCCGCGCCGGCCGGTGTCGCGGTCCTGGACGCCGCGATCGGGTTCGCTCATGCCGCTGGCCCGCCGTTCGTCTGGTTCGTCCCGTTCGTACGACAGGCCATGTGCCCGGACCCGCCGGTCGCGTGCCTGGCGGCGTACGCCGTGGCCGCCTCGCGTACCCACGCACCGTCCTCGTGCGCCCGGCGGCGATGCGCCATCCGCTGGGCGTTGCACGGCCCGGCGCCGTTGATGACCCGGAGGAGTTCGGCGTAGTCGGGCTGGGTGAAGTCGTGGTGGCCGCGCTCGGCGTTCCAGCGCAGGTCGGGGTCGGGGATCCGCACGCCCAGCACCTCCGCCTGCGGCACCGTCATGTCGACGAACCGCTGCCGCAACTCGTCGTTGGAGAACCGCTTGATCCCCCAGGCCGCCGACTGCGTGCCGTGGGTGGACTCGGCGTCGGGCGGGCCGAACATCGCCAGGCTCGGGTACCACCAGCGGTCCACCGCGTCCTGCGCCATCGCCCGCTGCCGCTCGGTCCCCCTGGTCAGTGCCAGCAGCAGGTCGAACCCCTGCCTTTGGTGGAACGACTCCTCCTTGCAGATCCGCACCATCGCCCGCGCGTAGGGGCCGTAGGAGCAGCGGCACAGCGGCACCTGGTTGGTGATCGCCGCGCCGTCCACGAGCCAGCCGATGGCGCCGACGTCGGCCCAGGTGAGGGTGGGGTAGTTGAAGATCGAGGAGTACTTCTGCCGGCCGGTGTGCAACTGGTCGAGCAGGTCGGCCCGGTCGACGCCGAGCGTCTCGGCGGCGGCGTAGAGGTACAACCCGTGGCCGGCCTCGTCCTGCACCTTGGCCATCAGGATCGCCTTGCGGCGCAGGCTCGGCGCGCGGGAGATCCAGTTGGCCTCCGGCTGCATGCCGATGATCTCCGAGTGCGCGTGCTGGGCGATCTGCCGGACGAGGGTCCGGCGGTAGCCGTCGGGCATCTCGTCGCGCGGCTCGACGCGCTCGTCGGCGGCGAGCAGTGCCTCGAGCGCGGACGCGCCGTCCGGCCGCCCCGCCACGTCGGCAACGGCGTCGGTGTCCGCACTGGTCCGGCCCCTGGCGACCATGCGCCCCAGCGTACCGCCGGATGTGACGGGTTCCCACAGATTCGGCGGGAAGGTGTCATATCCGCAGTGATCAGCCGGGCCGTCGGTTCGCCGGCCGCCGGGACGGAATGTCTGCACCGGCGTGCGGATTATGGTGGTGTCGAGGCGTCCGGCGGCCGGGCCGGGCCCCGGTGCCGAGGGCGCGGAGGGGGTGGGAAGGTGACCGAGCCGCCCGCGCACCGGGTCCCGCCGCCCGTGGAGCTGCTGCCCGCGTTCGTCAACACCTACGACGTCGACCTCGCCGAACCCGAGCAGCTGCCCGACCCGGCCGCGCTGACCGCCTGGTTGCGTTCCCAGGGCCTGATCGCCGACGGCACCCCGCCTGCTGCCGACGACGACGTCGCACTGGCCCACGAGCTCCGTGCGGGCCTGCGGCAGGCGATGCGCCAGCACCACGACGGCGACCTGACCACCGTCGTACCCGAGCTGGAGCGGGCGGCCGCCCGCCTTCCGCTGCGGGTGATCTTCACCGGCACGGCTCCCTCGCTCGCCCCGGCCGGTACGGGCGTCACCGCAGCCCTGGCCGCGCTGGTGGCCGCGGTCGCCACCGCCGAGGCCGAGGGCAGCTGGCAGCGGCTGAAGCTGTGCGCCGCCGAGGACTGCGAATGGGCGTTCCTGGACTCCTCCAAGAACCGCTCCCGCCACTGGTGCTCGATGGGTTCCTGCGGCAACCGCCAGAAGACCCGGGCCTACCGCGCCCGGCTGAAGGCGGCTGACAGGATGGACGGATGAGCCAGCCCACCGCCGACACCAGCGTCCGTATCGCCTGGGCCGCCGACGCCCCCGAGGTCGCCCGGGTCCAGGTGGCGGCCTGGCGGCAGGCGTACGCCGGGCTCCTCCCGCCCGAGGTCCTCGACCAGCTCGACGAGGAGGCCTTCGCCGAGCAGTGGCGGCGGTCCCTGGCGCAGCCGCCGGACGCCCGCCACCGGCTCCTGGTCGCGCTCGACCACCAGACCGTGGTCGGGTTCGCCGCCACCGGCCCCGCCGACGACCCCGACGCCGACCCGGTCGCCGACGGGACGATTGCCGCGTTCCACGTCGACCCCTCCCAGACCCGGCACGGGCACGGATCGCGGCTGCTGCAGGCCTGCGTCGACACCCTGGTCGCCGACAACTTCCGCCGGGCCGTCATCTGGCTGCTGGCCACCGACGACGTGCTCCGCGCGTTCCTCACCGAGGCCGGGTGGGGGCCCGACGGCGCGCACCGCGAGCTCGACCTGTACGGCGACGGGAGTGTCCGCGCCAAGCAGGTACGCCTGCACACCGCGCTCGTCGACGACTGACCATGTCCGTGTCCCGATCCGCTCCGGCGGTACCGGAGACCCGCCGCGCCGTGGTCCGCGACGCGGTCGCCATCGGTGTCGCCACCGGCGCGTACGGCATCTCATTCGGCGCCCTCGGCGTGGCCGGGGGCCTGTCGGTCGCGCAGACCTGCGTCCTGTCCCTGCTGGCGTTCACCGGCGCGTCTCAGTTCGCGTTCGTCGGAATCGTCGGAGCGGGTGGAGCGGGCCTGTCGGCCGTGGCGGCGGCGTTGCTGCTCGGCACCCGGAACACCTTCTACGGCCTGCGGCTGACCGACCTGCTCCGGCTGTGCGGTCTGCGCCGTCTGGTA encodes:
- the paaB gene encoding 1,2-phenylacetyl-CoA epoxidase subunit PaaB; amino-acid sequence: MSEPDRGVQDRDTGRRGGRADWPLWEVFVRARRGLSHVHAGSLHAPDAVMALRNARDLYTRRQEGVSIWVVPAAAISASSPDEKDAFFDPAADKAYRHPTFYEVPEGAPHL
- the paaA gene encoding 1,2-phenylacetyl-CoA epoxidase subunit PaaA, which encodes MVARGRTSADTDAVADVAGRPDGASALEALLAADERVEPRDEMPDGYRRTLVRQIAQHAHSEIIGMQPEANWISRAPSLRRKAILMAKVQDEAGHGLYLYAAAETLGVDRADLLDQLHTGRQKYSSIFNYPTLTWADVGAIGWLVDGAAITNQVPLCRCSYGPYARAMVRICKEESFHQRQGFDLLLALTRGTERQRAMAQDAVDRWWYPSLAMFGPPDAESTHGTQSAAWGIKRFSNDELRQRFVDMTVPQAEVLGVRIPDPDLRWNAERGHHDFTQPDYAELLRVINGAGPCNAQRMAHRRRAHEDGAWVREAATAYAARHATGGSGHMACRTNGTNQTNGGPAA
- a CDS encoding CGNR zinc finger domain-containing protein, producing the protein MTEPPAHRVPPPVELLPAFVNTYDVDLAEPEQLPDPAALTAWLRSQGLIADGTPPAADDDVALAHELRAGLRQAMRQHHDGDLTTVVPELERAAARLPLRVIFTGTAPSLAPAGTGVTAALAALVAAVATAEAEGSWQRLKLCAAEDCEWAFLDSSKNRSRHWCSMGSCGNRQKTRAYRARLKAADRMDG
- a CDS encoding GNAT family N-acetyltransferase, with translation MSQPTADTSVRIAWAADAPEVARVQVAAWRQAYAGLLPPEVLDQLDEEAFAEQWRRSLAQPPDARHRLLVALDHQTVVGFAATGPADDPDADPVADGTIAAFHVDPSQTRHGHGSRLLQACVDTLVADNFRRAVIWLLATDDVLRAFLTEAGWGPDGAHRELDLYGDGSVRAKQVRLHTALVDD